TGCTGGTCCTTTTCGTATGGTTCGATACGCGTCACCTGCCGCACATGGAGGATGTAGGAGCGATGGACCCGCACGAAATCGGAAGAAGGCAGGCTTTTTTCAAAGAAGGCCATGGTCTTGTTCTTTAGAAAATTGCCGTCTTTGGTGAAGATGCGCGCATAGTCGTCGGCCGCCTCGATATACTCGATGTCTTCGACAGGAATGATTTTGATCTTGCCGTTGATCTTTACGACGACGCGTTCCTGTTGTTGAGGCGCTTCCGCCGCGGTATCGAGGAGCGCGGGGGTGACGGCCGGCGCATGGTCCTTCCATTTTTGGAGCGCCTTGGCAAACCGGTCCTTGCTAAAGGGTTTGAGCAGGTAGTCCACTGCATGGGCCTCGAAGGCTTTTAGGGCGAATTCGTCGAAGGCCGTTGTAAAAATGACGCCGGGTGGTTGTTCCAGCAATTCGAGCATCTCGAAACCGTTGATCTTCGGCATTTGTATATCAAGGAAAAGTAAATCCGGTTTGTGTTGCTGAATCGCCTTTACGCCCTCGAAGCCGTCGTTGCATTCCTGCACCACCTCGATGTCCGGGTAGTCCCGGAGGTATTCTTTCAGCACGGCCCTGGCCAGCGGCTCGTCATCAATCAGGATCGCTTTGATCATGTATCTGTGGTATTTTAATAATCGTCGTAAATAAGTTTCCGGATACGGAAGTTTGTAACAGGTCGTTGCGGGCATAGATCAGGTAAAGCCTTCTTTGCACCGAATTCAGCCCAAACCCCGTACCCCTGCGCGGAGACGAAGTTTCCGGGTCAAAGGGATTGGTCACTTCAAGGACGAGGTCCTTTTGTACTGCGGCGGCGCTGATGCGGATCTCCACCGCTTCCGTTGTGTCGTAAAGACCAAACTTGATTGCATTTTCCACAATGGGTTGCAGCAAAAGCGAAGGGATCGTGAGGATCTTCGCCGCTTCGTCGCTTTCGATCACCGTGGACAAGCGGTGCCCGAACCGGACTTTTTCAATCTCCAGGTAAAGTTGTAAATATTCCAGCTCCTCGGAAAGGGGGACCCGGGACTGCTCGTCCTTTTTGATCGTTCCCCTCAGGAATTCGGATAGCTGCTGGATCATTTTGCGGGCCTGTTCCGGTTCGCTGCAGACCAGGGCGCTGATCGAGTTCAGGCTGTTGAAAAGGAAGTGCGGCTGGAGTTGCTGGCGGAGGTTGTACAGTTCCGCGTCCCGGGCCAGGCGCTCCGTCGAATTTTGCCGGCGCTCGTTTTCCTGCTGGTCCTCCATGTTATACCACAACAGGCTCAACATGGCGGTAAAACCAAGGAGCAGGAGCCCGAGACAAAAACGGGCCGGGAGCGATTTGGACAGGAAGTCCAGGTAAGCCGTCTCCCCGGGGAGAAGGGAGGACAGGAGCAGGTGGTCCAGGCCGATGCATATACCGACCAGGCCCAGCCCCCATATCAACAGGATATAGATCTTTCCCTGACGGGGCCGGTAATACCCCAGGTTGTTGCTCAGCATAACGGAGGCCGCACAAAACAAGCCGTTGGTGACAAAAGCGTCATCAAAAGCGACATACGGCTTGAACCCAAAACGCACCAGCAGCCAGGTGTTCGCAAGCGCCCACGCCAGCCAGCAGGCGGAGAAGATGATCTTAAAACGGGTCACTGTTATCGGAGGCTTTGCCATCAGACGAGTTGCAGTAGGGAGTGAGTCGTATGGGATTCGATGTGTTGTGCCTTCCGGTGGATCAGCTCGATGTAGGTATCCGCGTTCGTGGGTTCTTCGATCCTCGAATACAGCTCAGCACCGTCGATCAGGTCGCTGATCTTATAGAGCTCCGACACGTCGATGAATTTCCATTGGACCAGCTTCTGGTGTTGGTTCAGGAAG
This sequence is a window from Dinghuibacter silviterrae. Protein-coding genes within it:
- a CDS encoding LytR/AlgR family response regulator transcription factor, whose product is MIKAILIDDEPLARAVLKEYLRDYPDIEVVQECNDGFEGVKAIQQHKPDLLFLDIQMPKINGFEMLELLEQPPGVIFTTAFDEFALKAFEAHAVDYLLKPFSKDRFAKALQKWKDHAPAVTPALLDTAAEAPQQQERVVVKINGKIKIIPVEDIEYIEAADDYARIFTKDGNFLKNKTMAFFEKSLPSSDFVRVHRSYILHVRQVTRIEPYEKDQQIALLRGGAKIPISKNGYARLKQVLGL
- a CDS encoding sensor histidine kinase, with protein sequence MAKPPITVTRFKIIFSACWLAWALANTWLLVRFGFKPYVAFDDAFVTNGLFCAASVMLSNNLGYYRPRQGKIYILLIWGLGLVGICIGLDHLLLSSLLPGETAYLDFLSKSLPARFCLGLLLLGFTAMLSLLWYNMEDQQENERRQNSTERLARDAELYNLRQQLQPHFLFNSLNSISALVCSEPEQARKMIQQLSEFLRGTIKKDEQSRVPLSEELEYLQLYLEIEKVRFGHRLSTVIESDEAAKILTIPSLLLQPIVENAIKFGLYDTTEAVEIRISAAAVQKDLVLEVTNPFDPETSSPRRGTGFGLNSVQRRLYLIYARNDLLQTSVSGNLFTTIIKIPQIHDQSDPD
- a CDS encoding DUF4288 domain-containing protein — its product is MNWYLAKISFQIICGEGNHHPQFDEQLRLISARDEEEALQKARTIGRKEQDTFLNQHQKLVQWKFIDVSELYKISDLIDGAELYSRIEEPTNADTYIELIHRKAQHIESHTTHSLLQLV